One window of the Saccopteryx leptura isolate mSacLep1 chromosome 9, mSacLep1_pri_phased_curated, whole genome shotgun sequence genome contains the following:
- the TSHZ3 gene encoding teashirt homolog 3, whose translation MPRRKQQAPRRAAAYVSDELKAAALVEEDLDAEDSAADGEPSAKHACPEQALGKACPSYQDSPAAEFSSHDLDSESHLSEASDRMADFENGSVKNEEEAKEAAAAAPEDTSSVSDSLEQMKAVYNNFLSNSYWSNLSLSLHPPPSGKDPGSSSSSSSSSSSSCGSGSFDWHQSAMAKTLQQVSQSRALPEPSLFSTVQLYRQSSKLYGSIFTGASKFRCRDCSAAYDTLVELTVHMNETGHYRDDNHEADGNNPKRWSKPRKRSLLELEGKEDAQKVLKCMYCGHSFESLQDLSVHMIKTKHYQKVPLKEPVTPVAAKILPAARRKAPPELEPPSSPDSTGGTPKAGLGDASDALQKNANPYITPNNRYGHQNGASYAWHFEARKSQILKCMECGSSHDSLQELTAHMMVTGHFIKVTNSAMKKGKPIMETPVTPTITALLDEKVQSVPLAATTFTSPSHTPASASPKLNVEVKKEVDKEKGVPDEKPKDKEKPGEEEEKYDIASKYHYLTENDLEESPKGGLDILKSLENTVTSAINKAQNGTPSWGGYPSIHAAYQLPNMMKLSLGASGKSGPLKPVFSNSEILSPTKSQTLVSPPSSQTSPMPKTNFHAMEELVKKVTEKVAKVEEKLLKEPEGKLSPPKRATPSPCSSDVSEPVKMEASGDGGFRSQEHSPSPLRDGGKEASPPAEAGEDGREPGKPAPGSMSSSTAIITDHPPEQPFVNPLSALQSVMNIHLGKAAKPSLPTLDPMSMLFKMSNSLAEKAAVATPPPLPAKKADHLDRYFYHASNDQPIDLTKGKSDKGCSLGSALLSPTSTSPATPSSTVTTAKTSAVVSFMSSSPLRENALSDISDMLKNLTESHTSKSSTPSSLSEKSDVDGATLEEAEEATPAQKRKGRQSNWNPQHLLILQAQFAASLRQTPEGKFVMSDLSPQERMHVSRFTGLSMTTISHWLANVKYQLRRTGGTKFLKNLDTGHPVFFCNDCASQIRTPSTYISHLESHLGFRLRDLSKLSSEQLNSQIAQTKSPSEKLLTSSPEEDLGTSYQCKLCNRTFASKHAVKLHLSKTHGKSPEDHLLYVSELEKQ comes from the coding sequence CCTATGTCTCCGACGAGCTTAAGGCCGCCGCCCTGGTGGAGGAAGACCTGGACGCCGAGGACAGCGCGGCAGATGGGGAGCCCTCGGCCAAGCACGCGTGCCCGGAGCAGGCGCTCGGCAAGGCCTGCCCCAGCTACCAGGACTCGCCGGCCGCCGAGTTCTCCAGCCACGACCTGGACAGCGAGTCGCACCTCAGCGAGGCCAGCGACCGCATGGCCGACTTCGAGAACGGCTCCGTCAAGAACGAGGAGGAGGCCaaggaggcggcggcggccgccCCGGAGGACACGTCGTCCGTGTCGGACAGCCTGGAGCAGATGAAGGCCGTGTACAACAACTTCCTGTCCAACTCCTACTGGTCCAACCTGAGCCTCAGCCTGCACCCGCCGCCCTCGGGCAAGGAccccggcagcagcagcagcagcagcagcagcagtagcagcagctgCGGCAGCGGCAGCTTCGACTGGCACCAGAGCGCCATGGCCAAGACGCTGCAGCAGGTGTCGCAGAGCCGCGCCCTGCCGGAGCCCAGCCTCTTCAGCACCGTGCAGCTCTACCGGCAGAGCAGCAAGCTCTACGGCTCCATCTTCACCGGCGCCAGCAAGTTCCGGTGCCGGGACTGCAGCGCCGCCTACGACACGCTGGTGGAGCTGACCGTGCACATGAACGAGACCGGCCACTACCGTGACGACAACCACGAGGCCGACGGCAACAACCCCAAGCGCTGGTCCAAGCCGCGCAAGCGCTCGCTGCTGGAGCTGGAGGGCAAGGAGGACGCCCAGAAGGTGCTCAAGTGCATGTACTGCGGCCACTCCTTCGAGTCCCTGCAGGACCTGAGCGTCCACATGATCAAGACGAAACACTACCAGAAAGTGCCTCTGAAGGAGCCCGTCACGCCCGTCGCCGCCAAGATCCTCCCGGCCGCCCGGAGGAAGGCGCCCCCGGAGCTGGAGCCGCCCAGCTCCCCGGACTCCACGGGCGGGACCCCCAAGGCGGGGCTGGGGGACGCCAGCGATGCGCTGCAGAAGAACGCCAACCCCTACATCACGCCCAACAACCGCTACGGCCACCAGAACGGCGCCAGCTACGCCTGGCACTTCGAGGCCCGCAAGTCCCAGATCCTCAAGTGCATGGAGTGCGGCAGCTCCCACGACTCCCTGCAGGAGCTCACCGCCCACATGATGGTCACCGGCCACTTCATCAAGGTCACGAACTCGGCCATGAAGAAGGGGAAGCCCATCATGGAGACGCCCGTCACGCCCACCATCACTGCCCTGCTGGACGAGAAGGTGCAGTCCGTGCCCTTGGCGGCCACCACCTTCACGTCCCCCTCCCACACTCCGGCCAGCGCCTCCCCCAAACTGAACGTGGAGGTCAAGAAGGAAGTGGACAAGGAGAAAGGGGTCCCCGACGAGAAACCCAAGGACAAGGAGAAGCCCGGTGAAGAGGAGGAGAAGTATGACATCGCCTCCAAGTACCACTATCTGACTGAGAACGACCTGGAAGAGAGCCCCAAGGGGGGGCTGGACATCCTCAAGTCCCTGGAGAACACCGTGACCTCGGCCATCAACAAGGCCCAGAACGGCACCCCCAGCTGGGGGGGCTACCCCAGCATCCACGCCGCCTACCAGCTCCCCAACATGATGAAGCTGTCCCTGGGCGCCTCGGGGAAGAGCGGGCCCCTGAAGCCCGTGTTCAGCAACAGCGAGATCCTGTCCCCCACCAAGAGCCAGACCCTGGTGTCCCCGCCGAGCAGCCAGACCTCACCCATGCCCAAGACAAACTTCCACGCCATGGAGGAGCTGGTGAAGAAAGTCACCGAGAAAGTGGCCAAAGTGGAGGAGAAGCTTCTGAAGGAGCCGGAGGGCAAGCTCTCCCCCCCCAAGAGGGCCACCCCGTCCCCCTGCAGCAGCGACGTCAGCGAGCCCGTGAAGATGGAGGCGTCCGGCGACGGGGGCTTCCGGAGCCAGGAGCACAGCCCCAGCCCCCTGCGGGACGGTGGCAAGGAGGCGAGCCCGCCCGCGGAGGCCGGGGAGGACGGCCGGGAGCCGGGCAAGCCCGCGCCCGGCAGCATGAGCAGCAGCACGGCCATCATCACTGACCACCCGCCCGAGCAGCCCTTCGTGAACCCTCTGAGCGCCCTGCAGTCGGTCATGAACATCCACCTGGGCAAGGCCGCCAagccctccctgcccaccctcGACCCCATGAGCATGCTCTTCAAGATGAGCAACAGCCTGGCTGAGAAGGCGGCCGTGGCcacccccccgcccctgcccgccAAGAAGGCGGACCACCTGGACCGCTACTTCTACCACGCCAGCAACGACCAGCCCATCGACCTGACGAAAGGGAAGAGCGACAAAGGCTGCTCCCTGGGCTCGGCGCTCTTGTCACCCACCTCCACGTCCCCGGCCACCCCCTCCTCCACGGTGACAACGGCCAAGACGTCCGCCGTGGTCTCGTTCATGTCCAGCTCGCCGCTGCGCGAGAACGCCCTGTCGGACATCTCGGACATGCTGAAGAACCTGACCGAGAGCCACACCTCCAAGTCCTCCACCCCGTCCAGCCTCTCGGAGAAGTCCGACGTCGACGGGGCCACCCTGGAGGAGGCCGAGGAGGCCACGCCCGCGCAGAAGAGGAAGGGCCGCCAGTCCAACTGGAACCCCCAGCACCTGCTGATCCTGCAGGCCCAGTTCGCCGCCAGCCTGCGGCAGACGCCGGAGGGCAAGTTCGTCATGTCGGACCTGAGCCCGCAGGAGCGCATGCACGTCTCCCGGTTCACGGGGCTCTCCATGACCACCATCAGCCACTGGCTGGCCAACGTCAAGTACCAGCTCAGGAGGACAGGCGGGACCAAGTTCCTCAAGAACCTGGACACGGGCCACCCCGTGTTCTTCTGTAACGACTGCGCCTCACAGATCAGGACTCCCTCCACCTACATCAGCCACCTGGAGTCGCACCTGGGCTTCCGGCTCCGGGACTTGTCCAAACTGTCCAGCGAACAGCTCAACAGTCAGATAGCACAAACCAAGTCGCCGTCGGAAAAGCTGCTGACGTCCTCCCCCGAGGAGGACCTGGGCACGTCCTACCAGTGCAAACTGTGCAATCGGACCTTTGCGAGCAAACACGCGGTCAAACTCCACCTCAGCAAAACCCACGGGAAGTCCCCCGAGGACCACCTGCTGTACGTGTCCGAGCTGGAGAAGCAGTAG